The sequence TCGGCCCGGCCACCCGTTTCATCCTTGCGCAGCCCTTCCTGGGCGAGACCGCCTCGGCGCTTGCCCGGCGCGGGGCGGAGCATCTGCCGGCGCCGTTTCCCTTCGGCGAGCGGGGCACCACCGCGTGGCTCCGGGTGCTCGCCGACGAATTCGGGGTGAGCCCGGAGCGGTTCGACGAGGTCACCGCCGCCCCGCGCGCCCGCGCGCAAAAGGCTGTGGCGAAGGCGCGCGAGACGCTCGCCGACCGCTCGATCTTCTTCTTCCCCGACAGCCAGCTCGAAATTCCGCTGGCGCGCTTCCTGACCACCGAATGCGGGATGGAGGCCATGGAAGTGGGCACCCCATACCTGCATCGCGGCCTCGTCGGCCCGGATCTCGACCTGCTGGAGGCGGGACAGATCAGCGAGGGGCAGGACGTGGATCGTCAGCTCGACCGCTGCCGTGCCGCCCAGCCTGACCTCACCGTCTGCGGCCTCGGCCTCGCCAATCCGCTGGAGCGGGAGGGGCTGACGACCAAGTGGGCCATCGAGCTCGTCTTCACCCCGGTCCACGGCTACGAGCAGGCGGGCGACCTTGCGGAGCTCTTCGCCCGGCCCCTGCGGCGGCGGGAGGTGCTGGCGCTATGAAGCTCGCGGTCTGGACATATGAGGGCCCGCCGCATGTCGGCGCGATCCGGGTGGCGACCGCGATGGAAGGGCTGCACTACGTGCTTCACGCGCCGCAGGGCGACACCTATGCGGACCTGCTCTTCACCATGATCGAGCGGCGCGACAAGCGCCCGCCGGTGACCTACACGACCTTCCAGGCGCGTGATCTGGGTGCCGACACGGCGGAGCTGTTCCAGACCGCCTGCCGCGAGGCCTATGAGCGGTTCCGCCCCGAGGCGCTGATCGTCGGCGCCTCCTGCACGGCGGAGCTGATCCAAGACGATCCGGGCGGTCTGGCCGAGACGATGGGCCTGCCGGTGCCGGTGATCCCGCTGGAGCTGCCGAGCTACCAGCGGAAGGAGAATTTCGGGGCGTCGGAGACGTTCCTGCAACTCTGCCGCCACCTCTGCGTCGATGTTGAGCGGACGCCCGAGGTCTCCTGCAACATCCTCGGTCCCACCGCGCTCGGCTTCCGCCACCGTGACGACGTGGCGGAGGTGGAGCGGATGCTCGCCGAGATGGGCGTGGCGGTGAATGTGGTCGCTCCGATGGGCGCACGACCCTCGAACATCGCGCGGCTGGGCGCGGCGCATTTCAACGTGCTGCTCTATCCGGAGACGGGCGAGGAGGCGGCGCGCTACCTGGAACGCCGCTTCGGCCAGAAGTGGACGAAAACAGTGCCCATCGGCGTCGGCGCCAGCCACGATTTCCTCGTCGAAGTGGCGGAGCTTGCGGATGTGCCCGCGCGCAGCGACGAGAGCCGGCTGCGTCTGCCCTGGTGGTCGCGCAGCGTCGACTCGACCTACCTCACCGGCAAGCGCGTCTTCCTCTTCGGCGACGGCAGCCACGTGATGGCCGCGGCCCGTGTGGCGCGGGAGGAGATGGGTTTCGAGGTCGCAGGCCTCGGCTGCTACAATCGCGAGATGGCGCGGCCGGTCCGCGCGCTCGCCCGCGACTACGGCCTCGAGGCGCTCATCACCGACGACTACCTGGAGGTCGAGGCGGCGATCGCAGCGCTCCAGCCCGAGCTGATCCTCGGCACGCAGATGGAGCGGCATATCGGCAAGCGGCTGGGCATTCCCTGCGCCGTGATCTCCGCCCCCGTCCACGTGCAGGACTTCCCCGCCCGCTACGCCCCGCAGATGGGGTGGGAGGGGGCGAACGTCCTCTTCGACACCTGGGTGCATCCGCTCGTCATGGGGTTGGAGGAGCACCTGCTCGCCATGTTCCGCGAGGATTTCGAGTTCAACGACGCCGCAGGCCCCAGCCACCACGCGGGCCACGGGGCAGTGGAGCCGGAGGCGACCGGCGAGGTGATCTGGCTCGCCGATGCGGAGAAGGAGCTGCGCAAGGTTCCCTTCTTCGTCCGCGGGAAGGCCCGGCGGAATACGGAGAGTTTCGCGACCGAACGCGGGCTCGCGCAGATCGACGTGGACACCCTCTACGAGGCGAAGGCTCACTATGCGCGATGACGGGCACATGACCTACCGCGTCGCCATCGTGACGCTCGACAGCCACGCGGCGGGCCCGGCGGAGCGGGTGGAAACGCGGCTGGCCCGCGACTTCCCAGGTCTGCGCATCACGGTCCACGCTGCGGCGGAGTGGGGCGGCAACCCGGCCGCGCTGCAGGCCGCGAAGGAGGCTGTCGCTCACGCCGATATCGTGATCGCGAACCTGCTGTTCCTGGAGGAGCACGTCACAGCCATCGCGCCCGACATCGCCGCCCGGCGGGAGGCGGCGGACGCCGTCGTCGGCTGCATCGCGGCGCAGGAGATCGTGAAGCTGACGAAGATGGGCGGGCTCGACATGGCCCAGCCCGCCAGCGGGATCATGGCGCTGCTGAAGCGGCTGCGCGGCTCCAACAAGCCGTCCGCCTCCAGCGGTGCGAAGCAGATGGCGATGCTGCGCCGCCTGCCGCGGATCCTGAAGTTCATTCCGGGCAAGGCGCAGGACCTGCGGGCCTATTTCCTCGCCATGCAGTACTGGCTTGGCGGTTCCGACGACAACGTGGAGGCGCTGGTCCGCTTCCTGATCGGCCGCTATGCGACGCGGGCCGACTGGCGCGGGCGCGAGGCGCCGCTGCCGGTGGAGTACCCGGAGACGGGGCTCTATCACCCCGCGCTCAAGGACCGGATCACCGAGGACCCGCGCGACCTGCCGAAGGCGAAGGGGCCGACGGTGGGACTGCTGCTCATGCGCTCCTACGTCTTGTCCGGCGACACGGCGCATTACGACGCCGTGATCGCGGCGATGGAGAAACGGGGCCTGCGCGTGATCCCGGCCTTCGCCGCGGGTCTCGACGGGCGGCCCGCGATCGAGCGGTTCATGGGCGGGATCGACGCGCTGGTCTCGCTGACCGGGTTCAGCCTCGTCGGCGGCCCCGCTTACAACGACAGCGGTGCGGCGGAGGAGGCGCTGGCCGCCCTCGACGTGCCTTACGTCGCCGCGCATCCGCTGGAGTTCCAGACGCTGGGCGAGTGGTCGGCCTCCGGTGGCCTCGGCCCGGTCGAGACCACGATGCTGATCGCGTTGCCGGAGATCGACGGCGCCACCATGCCCACCGTCTTCGGCGGGCGGCATGGCGCGGGTGGCTGCGCGGGTTGCGCCCAGGGCTGCGATGGCGACGGCAAGGCCATGGCGCCGTGCTTCGAGCGGATCGACCGGCTCGCCGCACGGGTCGAGCGTCTGGCGGTGCGCCGCCGGGCGGAGGTGGCGGAGCGTAAGGTGGCCATCGCCCTCTACGGCTTCCCGCCCAATGCGGGCGCGGTGGGCTCCGCGGCGCATCTCGCGGTGTTCCAGAGCCTCTTCAACGTCCTGCATGCCATGAAGGCCGACGGCTACGACCTCGACCCGCCGGAGAGCGTGGACGCCCTGCGCGACGCGATCCTCCACGGCAATGCCGCGCAGTTCGGCCAGCAGGCCAATGTCGCGGCCCGCGTCAGCGCAGAAGACATCGTCGTGCGTGAGCCGCATCTGGCGGAGATCGAGGCGCAGTGGGGTCCGGCACCGGGCCGCCACCAGTCGGACGGCTCCGGCGTCTTCATCCTCGGCGCGCAGTTCGGCAAGGTCTTCGTCGGCGTCCAGCCCGCCTTCGGCTACGAGGGCGACCCGATGCGACTCCTCTTCGAGAAGGGCTTCGCGCCGACGCATGCCTTCTCCACCTTCTACCGCTGGGTGCGGGAGGATTTCGGGGCCGACACGATCCTGCATTTCGGCATGCATGGGGCGCTGGAGTTCATGCCGGGCAAGCAGGCGGGCATGGGCGGCGACTGCTGGCCCGACCGGCTGATCGGCGACGTGCCCAATGTCTATCTCTACGCCGCCAACAATCCCTCCGAGGCAACGCTGGCCAAGCGCCGGTCCGGCGCGGTGATCGTCAGCCACCTGACGCCGCCGCTGTCGGCTGCCGGGCTCTACAAGGGGCTGCTGGAGGTCAAGGAGACACTGGCTCGCTGGCGCGCCCTGCCGCCCGATGCGCCTGAGCGGGGCGAGATCGCGACGCTGCTCGCCGAGCAAGCGGCGGCCGTGGACCTCGACGGCTCGGACCC is a genomic window of Pontivivens ytuae containing:
- the bchB gene encoding ferredoxin:protochlorophyllide reductase (ATP-dependent) subunit B; protein product: MKLAVWTYEGPPHVGAIRVATAMEGLHYVLHAPQGDTYADLLFTMIERRDKRPPVTYTTFQARDLGADTAELFQTACREAYERFRPEALIVGASCTAELIQDDPGGLAETMGLPVPVIPLELPSYQRKENFGASETFLQLCRHLCVDVERTPEVSCNILGPTALGFRHRDDVAEVERMLAEMGVAVNVVAPMGARPSNIARLGAAHFNVLLYPETGEEAARYLERRFGQKWTKTVPIGVGASHDFLVEVAELADVPARSDESRLRLPWWSRSVDSTYLTGKRVFLFGDGSHVMAAARVAREEMGFEVAGLGCYNREMARPVRALARDYGLEALITDDYLEVEAAIAALQPELILGTQMERHIGKRLGIPCAVISAPVHVQDFPARYAPQMGWEGANVLFDTWVHPLVMGLEEHLLAMFREDFEFNDAAGPSHHAGHGAVEPEATGEVIWLADAEKELRKVPFFVRGKARRNTESFATERGLAQIDVDTLYEAKAHYAR
- a CDS encoding magnesium chelatase subunit H, encoding MRDDGHMTYRVAIVTLDSHAAGPAERVETRLARDFPGLRITVHAAAEWGGNPAALQAAKEAVAHADIVIANLLFLEEHVTAIAPDIAARREAADAVVGCIAAQEIVKLTKMGGLDMAQPASGIMALLKRLRGSNKPSASSGAKQMAMLRRLPRILKFIPGKAQDLRAYFLAMQYWLGGSDDNVEALVRFLIGRYATRADWRGREAPLPVEYPETGLYHPALKDRITEDPRDLPKAKGPTVGLLLMRSYVLSGDTAHYDAVIAAMEKRGLRVIPAFAAGLDGRPAIERFMGGIDALVSLTGFSLVGGPAYNDSGAAEEALAALDVPYVAAHPLEFQTLGEWSASGGLGPVETTMLIALPEIDGATMPTVFGGRHGAGGCAGCAQGCDGDGKAMAPCFERIDRLAARVERLAVRRRAEVAERKVAIALYGFPPNAGAVGSAAHLAVFQSLFNVLHAMKADGYDLDPPESVDALRDAILHGNAAQFGQQANVAARVSAEDIVVREPHLAEIEAQWGPAPGRHQSDGSGVFILGAQFGKVFVGVQPAFGYEGDPMRLLFEKGFAPTHAFSTFYRWVREDFGADTILHFGMHGALEFMPGKQAGMGGDCWPDRLIGDVPNVYLYAANNPSEATLAKRRSGAVIVSHLTPPLSAAGLYKGLLEVKETLARWRALPPDAPERGEIATLLAEQAAAVDLDGSDPDALWRVLMETEAALIPEGLHVVGQPPEAAARAEQLDLMPEQGRRDELDALMASDPETPALMRALRGQFIRPVPGGDLIRNPDILPTGRNMHAFDPFRMPTAFAMQDGARQMEKLLATHESLPRSVALVLWGSDNIKSDGGPIAQALALMGAKPRFDSYGRLAGADLVPLEELGRPRIDCVMTLSGIFRDLLPLQTRLLAEAAWLAACADEPLDRNYVRAHALAVAEAKGLTLEEAALRVFSNAEGAYGSNVNQLVDAGAWDQEDELADAYAARKCFAYGRDGKAAKQPELLHSALAKVELAYQNLESVELGVTTVDHYFDTLGGIARAVKRERGAEAPVYIGDQTRGDGKVRRLADQIALETRSRALNPKWFEGMLKHGAEGVRHIESHVTNTLGWSATTGAVDPWVYDRLSETFVLDEEMRRRLAELNPQAGARMAGRLLEAHDRAYWQPSEEVLEALQRGADELEDRLEGIEAAE